In one window of Gossypium hirsutum isolate 1008001.06 chromosome A01, Gossypium_hirsutum_v2.1, whole genome shotgun sequence DNA:
- the LOC107920963 gene encoding uncharacterized protein encodes MAADVSSLHRVLSGYKDDLMVGNESGGAKPTALITRDLLGGGGGGAGGASPFINMKTDQSEELNLDLQVPNGWEKRLDLKSGKVYLQRCNSSSSSQSSDGSKHQINQTVPKLQDLNFPASSSKPLLNLFDDTNLELKLVSSPTPTNYQSVCTLDKVKFALERAEKEPIKKRSPSYSSSSSSIKDSQNSEGDQDKLFASPVAAGCPGCLSYVLIMKHNPKCPRCNTLVPMPVAKKPCIDLNISI; translated from the exons ATGGCTGCCGATGTTAGCTCTTTACATAGAGTTTTAAGCGGATACAAAGATGATCTAATGGTTGGGAATGAATCCGGTGGTGCAAAACCAACGGCTTTGATCACTAGGGACTTGCTTGGAGGCGGAGGCGGTGGCGCAGGTGGTGCCTCCCCGTTCATCAATATGAAAACTGATCAATCAGAAGAACTTAACCTCGACCTTCAAGTCCCTAATGGATGGGAAAAGCGCCTAGACTTGAAA TCGGGTAAGGTGTACTTGCAAAGATGCAATTCCTCAAGTTCTTCACAATCATCAGATGGAAGCAAGCACCAAATCAATCAAACAGTGCCAAAGCTTCAAGATTTGAATTTTCCAGCCTCTTCCTCTAAACCTTTGCTAAACCTTTTCGACGACACCAACCTAGAATTGAAATTAGTCTCATCACCCACTCCTACCAATTATCAAAGTGTTTGCACCCTCGACAAAGTAAAATTCGCGCTTGAACGTGCCGAGAAAGAGCCGATCAAGAAGCGATCACCATCATACTCTTCGTCATCATCTTCGATCAAAGATTCGCAAAACAGTGAAGGTGATCAAGATAAGTTGTTTGCGTCACCGGTTGCAGCGGGTTGTCCCGGATGCTTATCGTACGTGTTGATAATGAAACACAACCCTAAATGTCCTAGGTGCAATACCCTTGTTCCAATGCCAGTTGCTAAAAAGCCTTGCATTGATCTCAATATATCAATTTGA